A stretch of Camelus bactrianus isolate YW-2024 breed Bactrian camel chromosome 26, ASM4877302v1, whole genome shotgun sequence DNA encodes these proteins:
- the CCDC110 gene encoding coiled-coil domain-containing protein 110 codes for MSPEKHPEEEDEVDCVLLSASKILNSSEGVKESGGSETEYGCIPESENQIQPQSALKALQHQLESFQALRIQTLQNVSMVQSEISEILNKSIIEVENPQFSSEKNLAFGTHNQKAVGDWIVRDENKEIPVLKTLKGPIQNQEETLSTEKICHSEDSMSLRSVKEKFSSDNFNSLSQGINSPSQIHFKDILTLRTSTDNSASENSDMLKNYNNLYNFLPNAPQNGMSQADRVIRDKSRITVPFLKHGFCENLDDICHSIKQMKEELQKSHDRELALTNELQTLKAIPSNGKYDLPTIHKEKINSIREENIESNLNEDIKSKRILELEALVNKLLPLRETVSKFHVNFCRKCKKLSKSEMHRGKKNEKNNKEIPIIDKNITDLKLHPRVPRHTLSFFDPTKYEMKEKERQTFAVKQGSIIYENEKISKANSVTEQCVAKIQYLQNYLKESMQIQKKVTKLENENLTLKTKIKPLVFTTQSLIQKIEIYEKQLKNLVEEKNTIQSKLIKTEEDSKECLKELKKIISNYNVLQGQNKTLEEKNSQLSLERQQMIETLEQLKSKENKTLSDMAIVSNENKRLSVEMESMKTSILLIQEEKETLEKKTYQLLKEKSSLENELKENQLEIMQLKEKEILAKTEQDSLLQIIETAKDEKLNLERTLQESTAAREMMEREIEDIQTYRSTAEENFLQEIKNAKSEASIYKNSLSEMGNECEMLSKMVMEIKTDNQILKEELKKHSQENIKFENSISRLAEDKILLENYVRSIENERDTLEFEMRNLQREYLNLSEKICNHHIDVSKMGYTSRREKFYFDNYDTYEDNSSPWSRPSAPDLKVEDMRLLGQSNTSSQRISTFPSVLQAPIPTGNVKRTTQWTHDKREL; via the exons AGTACGGCTGCATACCAGAATCAGAAAATCAAATCCAGCCACAATCAGCACTGAAA gCCCTGCAGCATCAGCTGGAATCATTTCAGGCTCTCCGAATACAGACTTTGCAGAATGTTAGCATG gTGCAGTCTGAAATCAGTGAAATATTGAACAAAAGTATTATTGAAGTAGAAAATCCACAATTTAGCTCAGAAAAAAACCTAGCATTTGGAACACACAATCAAAAGGCTGTG GGTGACTGGATTGtcagagatgaaaacaaggaaattCCTGTCCTGAAAACCCTAAAAGGC CCTAtacagaatcaagaagaaacCCTTTCTACGGAGAAAATTTGTCATTCCGAGGATTCTATGAGTCTTCGTTCagtgaaagaaaaattcagtagCGACAATTTTAACAGTCTCTCTCAAGGTATAAATAGCCCATCCCAGATACATTTCAAGGACATATTAACTCTGAGAACTTCAACAGATAATTCAGCTTCAGAAAATTCTGACATGTTGAAGAATTATAATAACCTTTATAATTTTTTACCTAATGCACCTCAAAATGGGATGTCTCAAGCTGACAGAGTAATTCGGGATAAGTCCAGAATTACTGTGCCTTTTCTCAAGCATGGATTTTGTGAAAATTTAGACGACATTTGCCATTCAATCAAACAAATGAAGGAGGAGCTTCAAAAGTCACATGATAGGGAACTGGCACTTACAAATGAACTTCAAACTTTAAAAGCTATTCCAAGTAATGGTAAATATGACCTTCCCAccattcacaaagaaaaaattaacagtattagggaagaaaatattgaaagtaaTTTAAATGAAGATATAAAATCGAAGAGAATTTTAGAATTGGAGGCATTAGTAAACAAACTGCTCCCACTCAGGGAAACAGTGTCAAAATTCCATGTGAATTTTTGTAGGAAATGTAAAAAATTATCTAAGAGTGAAATgcataggggaaaaaagaatgagaaaaataataaagaaatccCTATCATTGACAAGAATATTACAGATTTAAAACTCCATCCCAGAGTTCCACGACATACACTGTCATTCTTTGACCCaacaaaatatgaaatgaaagaaaaagaaaggcaaacatTTGCAGTAAAACAAGGCTcaataatatatgaaaatgagaaaatatccaAAGCCAATTCTGTTACTGAGCAGTGTGTTGCAAAAATTCAGTATTTACAGAATTATCTGAAAGAATCTATGCAGATAcagaaaaaagtaacaaaattaGAGAATGAAAACCTAACCCTTAAGACCAAAATTAAACCTCTTGTCTTTACCACACAATCTCTGATACAGaaaattgaaatatatgaaaagcaACTTAAGAATTTGGTTGAAGAAAAGAACACTATTCAGTCTAAGTTAATTAAAACAGAAGAAGATAGCAAAGAATGTcttaaagaattgaaaaaaataattagtaaCTATAATGTTCTCCaaggacaaaataaaactctagaggaaaaaaacagcCAACTTTCTTTGGAGAGGCAACAAATGATAGAAACATTAGAGCAACTAAaaagtaaggaaaacaaaactctAAGTGATATGGCCATAGTCAGTAATGAAAATAAACGATTGAGCGTAGAAATGGAATCAATGAAAACAAGCATTCTATTGAtacaagaagaaaaggaaacattagAGAAAAAAACATACCAGCTTCTAAAGGAAAAAAGCTCACTTGAAAATGAACTAAAAGAAAATCAGCTAGAGATAATGCagctaaaagagaaagaaatattggCAAAAACTGAACAAGACTCACTTCTTCAAATAATAGAAACAGCTAAAGATGAGAAGCTTAATCTTGAAAGAACCTTACAAGAATCTACTGCTGCAAGAGAAATGATGGAAAGAGAAATTGAGGATATTCAAACATACCGATCTACTGCCGAAGAGAATTTTctccaagaaataaaaaatgcaaaatcagAAGCCAGTATTTATAAGAATAGTTTGTCAGAAATGGGCAATGAATGTGAAATGTTATCAAAAATGGTAATGGAAATTAAAACCGATAATCAGATTCTAAAAGAAGAACTCAAAAAACATagtcaagaaaatataaaatttgaaaacagcaTCAGTAGACTTGCGGAAGACAAAATACTTCTAGAAAACTATGTGAGAAGTATAGAAAATGAAAGGGACACCTTGGAATTTGAGATGCGGAATCTTCAAAGAGAATATTTAAATCTAAGTGAAAAAATCTGTAATCACCATATTGACGTATCAAAAATGGGTTACACTTCAAGGAGAGAGAAATTCTATTTTGACAACTATGATACTTACGAAGACAACTCTAGCCCTTGGAGTAGGCCTTCCGCTCCTGATTTGAAAG TGGAAGACATGCGACTCCTGGGCCAGAGCAATACCAGTAGCCAAAGAATCAGCACGTTTCCATCAGTTCTCCAAGCCCCGATTCCTACAGGCAACGTGAAAAGGACCACACAGTGGACGCATGACAAGAGAGAGCTCTGA